In bacterium, the DNA window TAAAATGAAGTCCATCAGAGCTAAAAGCGACCGGGTGTGAGCTAGCGTCATTAATATTAGTACCTCCTGGCAAATTGTCGTAAATGAGTGTCAAGTAGTTGGATGGCCGCGTACGATTGAAGCGCCACAGTTTTACCGAAGTTGCACCCATTCCGCCAGTGCCGCCAGCGTTGCTGGTAAGGATATAGTCTGAGCTGGGGTGCCATGACGAGCAGTAAATGCTCCGAACGGCGGAAACGTTGGAATTGGTTACCGTAACAAGAATGTCAAGTGATTGGTTTGCAAAGTTAAGTTGTGCGACATTCATATTAGCTGGGCTACTCAGCACTGGGTTGCCGCTCAATACCATATATTGGCTGTCGTAACTCCAAGCGTAGCCAGTCCGTATTTGAGATCCACCATACGGATTGAGCAAATTTTGGGCGCCGGTATTGATGACTGGATAAAATCCCGACACAGAAAAATTATAACTAAGCTGTGAAGATGATAGCGTACTTTCCGAGATGGTGACTTTGTTATCAAAAAAAACTCGACCGCCCGCAAGGCGTAAAAATGGTGTTGTACTGAGAGAGCAGCCATCCAACATCAATGAAGCACTATTGTTGGCAAATCGCAGATTATCTTGATTGGTGTTATTTGGTTGTACGTAATTTAGTCCAGAACCAGGAGAAAATATGAGATTGCTGAGGATATAACTAGGAGATGTTGACTTATAAATAAATTGTGATGTTCCAGTAATTTCAACGTCCTGAAAAAATAGTTTTCCATTGTTGAAGTAAAAGTCATTTGAGAGGTTGAGTACAACGTTATCAAGAGTAAGATTACTTGTTGGCGAAAGGGTTATCCATGGAGTTGAAGGAGAGTTAAAGGTTGTTTGTATTGTCATGTTACGCAAGGTTAAACTTACGCTTGCATCAACAATGATTTGTGATCCTCTTCCAATCATTAACGTGTTGCCATGTCCATCAAAAATTAATGAATTAGCTACTTCTAAGAATTGTTGATCTGGGATAGTAAAGCTATTACTTAAAACAAGCGAGTAGTTGTTGCCGCTTATAGCGCCGCCTTGGGTTAGGTAGGCATCTGAAGCTAAATCTAAATCACTGCCTAGCGAAAGGACTCCTGTGCTGCCCAGAGCAATATTGCCACTCAAGGGTAAGGGAGTGCTCAAGGTCAGCGTTGTGCCCGCATTAACGGTGATGCCTGCTTTATAAAGAATGATATTGTTAACCGTGCCACCAACAAAGTTTGAATGGCCTAAAACCATTTGAAAGGTATTGTTTACGGCATTGAGGGTGGTACTATTATTTTTGGTTAATGTTAAATAAGGAGCTGTAAAAGCGCTGTTTTTGACCAAGAAGGCATTACTGGTTGTTCGCAAGAGCGTTGGGTTAAAACTGGCAATAGTGTTACTATTTCCATTAATAACAAGTTTCGATTGTTGTGGAAGAGCCTGACTATTACCAATGACGATTTTTCTGAAACTTGCAACCGCATTACTTTCTGTTCTCAATTGAACGGCTGTGGCAATAGAGGTTAAGCATTTTAGAAGTGTATTACTCGTGGCACGAATTTGTTTTGATAAGGTGGCAAGATCGTTACTATTACTAAGTTCAAGACGGGCTAGTGCTGCAATGGCGTTACTGTTTTGAGGAAGCTTTGCAATGGCGTTACTATTTTGTTTATTGAGAAGTGCGACAGCTAAAGTAGAAAAGAAATTGATGGCGTTACTATTATTTACCACCATGTTGGTAGATGGTAGTCTTCGGCCTGCACCCAATTCAACGCCGGCAGTATATGTTTCAGTCCAATTGGCAGCAAAATTTACAAAATTTTTAATGATAGAATCTTGTGTCCAGCCGGTAATTTGAGCAGTATTAGTTATTTTAAAATTTGAAACAGGAACTTGATTTAATCCATCAATAACTAATGTTGCATCTTCATTAGAAAAGTTAATGATTGCTTGTGTGGAGTTAGCGCAA includes these proteins:
- a CDS encoding PD40 domain-containing protein, with the translated sequence MITKKNILLIISYLCCANSTQAIINFSNEDATLVIDGLNQVPVSNFKITNTAQITGWTQDSIIKNFVNFAANWTETYTAGVELGAGRRLPSTNMVVNNSNAINFFSTLAVALLNKQNSNAIAKLPQNSNAIAALARLELSNSNDLATLSKQIRATSNTLLKCLTSIATAVQLRTESNAVASFRKIVIGNSQALPQQSKLVINGNSNTIASFNPTLLRTTSNAFLVKNSAFTAPYLTLTKNNSTTLNAVNNTFQMVLGHSNFVGGTVNNIILYKAGITVNAGTTLTLSTPLPLSGNIALGSTGVLSLGSDLDLASDAYLTQGGAISGNNYSLVLSNSFTIPDQQFLEVANSLIFDGHGNTLMIGRGSQIIVDASVSLTLRNMTIQTTFNSPSTPWITLSPTSNLTLDNVVLNLSNDFYFNNGKLFFQDVEITGTSQFIYKSTSPSYILSNLIFSPGSGLNYVQPNNTNQDNLRFANNSASLMLDGCSLSTTPFLRLAGGRVFFDNKVTISESTLSSSQLSYNFSVSGFYPVINTGAQNLLNPYGGSQIRTGYAWSYDSQYMVLSGNPVLSSPANMNVAQLNFANQSLDILVTVTNSNVSAVRSIYCSSWHPSSDYILTSNAGGTGGMGATSVKLWRFNRTRPSNYLTLIYDNLPGGTNINDASSHPVAFSSDGLHFIVVKEYPGNNLFVFSFDSISGTAALVQTIPNVTANYSFRPTPHGGISWRKDGKYVAILTTTNASNSFVNIYSYDPQASSPLSLVSSTRIFQGLENAHAIKWSPDGSLIAITQGEFNGVHFFAFKHGQIELIKTVQFSTAYDPNRVYLYIDCDWTLDGRYLALRAIDTSEYFPLYFIDIANNYNPIVVVPSTTDVVPPAGVSNVLTNFQFDPTGNLLYSAMTTVYTVTANTSLTPTSTSSGLLFGNSALGSQYDANVYLCADSNINLYGNLNYDCVN